In one window of Cellulophaga sp. HaHa_2_95 DNA:
- a CDS encoding 3-hydroxyanthranilate 3,4-dioxygenase, giving the protein MAIAPPFNLNKWVSENRASLKPPVGNKNLYKDAGDYIVMIVAGPNARKDYHYNETEELFYQLEGNIEVHIQEDGVKKTMALGPGDMYLHPAKVPHSPARQDNSIGLVIERKRNHMNVDDGLLWFCDNCNHKLYETYFTLNDIEKDFLAHFKHFYSSEALRTCDNCGTVMPVDERFIAKE; this is encoded by the coding sequence ATGGCAATTGCCCCTCCCTTTAATTTGAATAAGTGGGTTTCAGAAAACAGAGCTTCTCTAAAACCACCCGTTGGTAATAAAAATTTATATAAAGATGCTGGCGATTATATTGTTATGATCGTTGCAGGACCTAATGCACGTAAAGATTACCATTACAATGAAACGGAAGAATTATTTTACCAATTAGAAGGTAATATTGAAGTACACATACAGGAAGATGGTGTGAAGAAAACCATGGCTTTAGGTCCTGGAGACATGTATTTGCACCCAGCCAAAGTTCCGCACTCCCCTGCAAGACAAGACAATTCTATTGGCCTTGTGATTGAACGAAAAAGAAACCACATGAATGTAGACGATGGTTTACTCTGGTTTTGTGATAATTGCAATCACAAATTATATGAAACCTACTTTACACTTAATGATATTGAAAAAGATTTTTTAGCACATTTTAAACACTTTTATAGTTCTGAAGCATTACGAACTTGTGATAACTGTGGTACGGTAATGCCTGTGGATGAACGCTTTATAGCAAAAGAATAA
- a CDS encoding aldehyde dehydrogenase family protein: protein MSKIAENFGIDTALKTLGISDSNLGTSTGSEFFSSGEEISSYSPVDGVLIAKVTTTTKADYDKVMDATTKAFATWRTMPAPQRGEIVRQFGDKLREKKEALGKLVSYEMGKSYQEGLGEVQEMIDICDFAVGLSRQLHGLTMHSERPGHRMYEQYHPLGVVGIISAFNFPVAVWAWNTALAWICGDVCVWKPSEKTPLCGVACQNIAAEVLQANNLPEGISCLINGDHKVGEFMTTDVRIPLISATGSTRMGKIVAQTVAGRLGKSLLELGGNNAIIVTPDADIKMTVIGAVFGAVGTAGQRCTSTRRLIIHESVYDTVKDAVIKAYGQLRIGNPLDENNHVGPIIDTDAVKMYEAALAKVKAEGGTIVVEGGVLSGEGYESGCYVKPAIAEAKNNFEIVQHETFAPILYLLKYSGDIHDALKLQNGVAQGLSSAVMTNNLREAEAFLSVQGSDCGIANVNIGTSGAEIGGAFGGEKETGGGRESGSDAWKVYMRRQTNTINYTTELPLAQGIKFDL from the coding sequence ATGTCAAAAATAGCAGAAAACTTTGGAATTGATACTGCCTTGAAGACCTTAGGTATTTCAGATAGTAATTTAGGAACCTCTACGGGATCAGAATTTTTTAGCTCAGGCGAAGAGATTTCTTCTTACTCCCCTGTTGATGGTGTATTAATTGCTAAAGTAACCACAACCACAAAAGCAGATTACGATAAGGTGATGGATGCTACGACTAAAGCATTTGCAACTTGGAGAACAATGCCAGCTCCACAAAGAGGAGAAATTGTAAGACAATTTGGTGATAAATTGAGAGAGAAAAAAGAAGCCTTAGGAAAATTGGTTTCTTATGAAATGGGAAAATCATACCAAGAAGGGCTAGGTGAGGTTCAAGAAATGATAGATATCTGTGATTTTGCTGTTGGATTGTCAAGACAACTTCACGGACTTACCATGCACTCAGAACGTCCAGGACACAGAATGTATGAGCAGTATCACCCTTTAGGAGTGGTTGGTATTATCTCAGCTTTTAATTTTCCTGTTGCTGTTTGGGCATGGAATACTGCTTTAGCATGGATTTGTGGTGATGTTTGTGTTTGGAAACCATCAGAAAAAACACCCTTATGTGGTGTAGCTTGCCAAAATATCGCGGCCGAAGTTCTTCAAGCAAACAACTTACCTGAAGGTATTTCTTGCCTAATAAATGGTGACCATAAGGTTGGAGAATTTATGACCACCGATGTTAGAATACCGCTAATTTCTGCTACAGGATCTACAAGAATGGGTAAAATTGTTGCACAAACAGTTGCTGGCCGTTTAGGAAAATCTTTGTTAGAATTAGGTGGTAACAATGCCATCATTGTGACACCAGACGCAGATATTAAAATGACGGTTATAGGTGCTGTCTTTGGTGCCGTTGGTACCGCAGGACAACGGTGCACCTCTACAAGACGTTTAATTATCCACGAATCTGTTTATGATACCGTTAAAGATGCCGTAATAAAAGCATACGGCCAACTACGTATTGGTAATCCATTGGACGAAAACAATCATGTTGGGCCTATCATAGATACTGATGCTGTGAAAATGTACGAAGCTGCATTAGCGAAAGTAAAAGCAGAGGGTGGTACTATAGTGGTTGAAGGTGGCGTACTTTCTGGTGAAGGTTATGAATCTGGATGCTATGTAAAACCAGCCATTGCAGAAGCCAAAAATAATTTTGAAATTGTTCAGCATGAAACTTTTGCTCCTATCCTATATTTACTAAAATATTCTGGCGATATTCATGATGCTTTAAAACTTCAAAACGGAGTTGCTCAAGGCTTATCGTCTGCCGTAATGACCAACAATTTACGTGAAGCAGAAGCTTTCTTGTCTGTACAAGGATCAGATTGCGGTATAGCTAACGTAAACATTGGTACTTCTGGCGCCGAAATTGGCGGTGCTTTTGGTGGAGAAAAAGAAACTGGCGGAGGACGTGAGTCTGGATCAGATGCTTGGAAAGTTTATATGCGTAGACAAACCAATACCATAAATTACACTACAGAGCTCCCTCTTGCTCAGGGAATCAAATTTGATCTTTAA
- a CDS encoding DUF1304 domain-containing protein → MNIALKICIGFIAFIHIYILWFEMFAWTTKGRKVFSSFPKDLFEPTKAMAANQGLYNGFLAAGLLWTFFIDTLEWQNNIALFFLSCVAIAGIYGTATVDKKIMFVQTIPALIGIILVFLQ, encoded by the coding sequence ATGAATATCGCACTCAAAATTTGTATTGGATTCATTGCCTTCATACACATTTATATTTTATGGTTTGAAATGTTTGCTTGGACTACCAAAGGAAGAAAAGTCTTTAGTAGTTTTCCAAAAGACTTATTTGAACCCACTAAAGCCATGGCTGCCAATCAAGGCTTATACAATGGCTTTTTAGCGGCTGGACTTCTATGGACTTTCTTTATAGATACCCTAGAATGGCAAAATAATATTGCCCTATTTTTCTTAAGTTGCGTGGCTATCGCTGGAATATATGGCACCGCAACAGTAGATAAGAAAATTATGTTTGTACAAACTATCCCTGCCCTTATTGGTATAATTTTAGTGTTTCTCCAATAA
- a CDS encoding CAP domain-containing protein has protein sequence MKMRMQPAILVLFVFVIYSCSTESLSNTVIIESKNVITVENELMTLVNNYRVKNDLKNLEYSSIAYKYANLHTDYMISNGSTSHDNFSSRASNFSSEVNATLISENVAKSYTDALSTFNAWMNSNVHRKAIEGDFTHSAVSVKTATDGTYYFTQLYYK, from the coding sequence ATGAAAATGAGAATGCAACCGGCAATCTTAGTTTTATTTGTATTCGTTATTTACTCTTGTAGTACAGAGTCTTTAAGCAATACAGTTATAATAGAATCTAAGAATGTGATTACCGTAGAAAATGAATTAATGACTCTAGTAAACAACTACAGAGTTAAGAACGATCTGAAAAATTTGGAATATAGCAGTATTGCTTACAAATATGCCAATTTACATACAGATTACATGATTTCAAATGGCAGTACCAGTCATGACAATTTTAGCTCTAGAGCTTCCAATTTTTCCTCTGAAGTGAACGCCACTTTAATCTCCGAAAACGTAGCCAAAAGTTATACCGACGCCCTTAGCACATTTAATGCATGGATGAACAGTAATGTACATAGAAAAGCTATTGAAGGTGATTTTACTCACTCTGCTGTAAGTGTTAAAACGGCCACTGACGGCACCTATTATTTTACACAACTTTATTATAAGTAA